One part of the Esox lucius isolate fEsoLuc1 chromosome 10, fEsoLuc1.pri, whole genome shotgun sequence genome encodes these proteins:
- the LOC105028584 gene encoding major histocompatibility complex class I-related gene protein-like isoform X2: MDSFDLSLSLYLFLSGVHTFQNMYGCEWDEETGVTEGFYQFGFDGEDFVSFDLKTLTWITPKPQAFITKNTWDSNKAGNEYIKSYFTQECIDWLKKYVEYGKRSLMRTVPPTVSLLQKTPSSPVTCHATGFYPSRVMVTWKKDGQDHHEDVEMGETLQNDDGTFQTSVRLNVKPEERKNNKYQCVVQVAGIDEDFIKDLTEDTTSIGPIIGVVVAGLLVIAAVIIGVVIWKKKSKRGFAQTNTSDTDFDNSERAGQMI; the protein is encoded by the exons ATGGACAGTTttgatctctctctgtctctctatctgtttctctcagGTGTACACACATTCCAGAACATGTATGGCTGTGAGTGGGATGAGGAGACTGGAGTCACAGAGGGGTTTTACCAGTTTGGATTTGATGGAGAAGATTTCGTCTCATTTGACCTGAAGACATTGACATGGATCACTCCAAAACCACAGGCATTCATCACCAAGAACACGTGGGACAGTAACAAAGCTGGCAATGAGTACATTAAAAGCTATTTCACCCAGGAGTGTATTGATTGGCTGAAGAAGTATGTGGAATATGGGAAGAGAAGTCTGATGAGGACAG tcccTCCAACAGTGTCTCTGCTCCAGAAgaccccctcctctccagtgACCTGCCACGCTACAGGTTTCTACCCCAGTAGAGTCATGGTGACCTGGAAGAAAGATGGACAAGATCACCATGAAGatgtggagatgggagagacTCTCCAGAATGATGATGGAACTTTCCAGACGAGTGTCCGTCTGAATGTGAAGcctgaggagaggaagaacaaCAAGTATCAGTGTGTGGTTCAGGTTGCAGGTATCGATGAGGACTTCATCAAGGATCTGACtgagg ACACAACCTCCATTGGCCCCATCATTGGAGTGGTGGTAGCTGGCCTCCTGGTCATAGCTGCTGTTATTATAGGAGTCGTCATCTGGAAGAAGAAGAGcaagagag